Proteins co-encoded in one Bacillus infantis NRRL B-14911 genomic window:
- a CDS encoding DUF503 domain-containing protein encodes MVVGLAACECMIYDAHSLKEKRAVLQRIIMRLRQRHNLSVAEVDFQDTWQRTKIAVAAVASARVSAEAELQNALKLIDSFPEIERTITDIEWL; translated from the coding sequence ATGGTAGTTGGCCTTGCAGCCTGCGAATGCATGATTTATGATGCACATTCTTTAAAAGAAAAAAGGGCTGTTCTGCAGAGGATCATCATGCGGCTCAGGCAGAGGCATAATCTGTCTGTTGCTGAAGTTGATTTCCAGGATACGTGGCAGAGGACTAAAATTGCCGTTGCGGCAGTTGCTTCTGCCCGTGTCTCCGCTGAAGCGGAGCTGCAGAACGCTCTCAAGCTAATCGATTCGTTTCCGGAAATAGAACGGACAATCACAGATATAGAGTGGCTTTAA
- the rpsO gene encoding 30S ribosomal protein S15, translating to MAITQERKNELINEYKTHENDTGSPEVQIAVLTESINNLNDHLRTHKKDHHSRRGLLKMVGRRRNLLTYLRNKDVTRYRELITKLGLRR from the coding sequence ATGGCAATCACTCAAGAACGTAAAAATGAACTGATCAATGAGTACAAAACTCATGAGAACGATACTGGATCTCCAGAAGTTCAAATCGCTGTCCTTACAGAATCAATCAACAACTTAAACGATCACTTACGCACTCACAAGAAAGACCACCATTCACGCCGCGGTCTTCTTAAGATGGTAGGTAGACGCCGTAACCTATTGACTTACCTGCGTAACAAGGATGTTACTCGTTACCGTGAGTTAATCACTAAGCTTGGTTTACGCCGATAG
- the rbfA gene encoding 30S ribosome-binding factor RbfA, which yields MSHRANRVGEQMKKELGEIIGRKIKDPRIGFVTVTDVAVTGDLQQATVYISVLGDEEKRENTLKGLAKAKGFIRSEIGQRIRLRKTPEIIFEFDESIDYGNRIDTLLHKIQEEGQSKEEQDKE from the coding sequence ATGAGCCATAGAGCAAACAGAGTTGGAGAACAAATGAAGAAAGAGCTTGGCGAGATCATTGGCCGAAAGATCAAGGATCCCCGCATTGGCTTTGTGACTGTAACTGATGTTGCTGTTACCGGAGACCTGCAGCAGGCAACCGTGTATATCTCGGTTCTCGGCGATGAAGAGAAAAGGGAAAACACGCTCAAAGGACTTGCCAAAGCAAAAGGGTTCATCCGTTCAGAAATTGGACAGCGCATCCGGCTTCGCAAAACACCTGAAATCATCTTTGAGTTTGATGAATCAATCGATTATGGAAATCGCATTGATACACTTCTTCATAAAATCCAGGAAGAAGGCCAATCTAAAGAAGAACAGGATAAAGAATAA
- the ribF gene encoding bifunctional riboflavin kinase/FAD synthetase, translating to MEVIAIKHPHQFARTDFPGLSMALGYFDGVHLGHQKVILEAKKAAEQKGLKSAVMTFDPHPSVVLGKSVQHIEYITPLEDKIKEISKLGADYLFVVEFSSSFASLLPQEFADQYLIGLNARHIVAGFDYSYGRMGKGTMETLPFHSREEFTYTVVDKLTDGTEKISSTLIRQKIREGHTEELPGLLGRYYTTRGTVIHGDKRGRTIGFPTANIDIGTSYIYPPTGVYAARMRVDGSWVEGVCNVGYKPTFNKPAADRPSIEVHLFDFSREIYGSEVEIEWHRYLRSERKFSGVDELVAQISRDKDAAVGYFENNEGLT from the coding sequence ATGGAAGTCATTGCTATTAAACATCCCCATCAATTTGCCAGAACGGATTTTCCCGGGCTGTCCATGGCCCTGGGTTATTTTGACGGGGTTCATCTCGGACATCAGAAAGTCATTCTTGAAGCGAAAAAAGCGGCAGAGCAAAAAGGGCTGAAAAGCGCAGTCATGACCTTTGATCCCCACCCTTCTGTCGTACTGGGGAAAAGCGTACAGCATATAGAGTATATAACGCCTCTTGAAGATAAAATCAAAGAGATATCGAAGCTTGGCGCCGATTATTTATTTGTCGTCGAATTCAGCAGCAGCTTTGCCAGCCTGCTTCCCCAGGAGTTTGCTGACCAATACCTGATCGGTCTCAATGCCAGGCATATAGTGGCTGGTTTCGACTACAGCTATGGCAGGATGGGCAAAGGCACAATGGAGACCCTTCCGTTTCATTCAAGGGAAGAATTTACATACACCGTGGTCGACAAGCTCACAGACGGCACGGAAAAAATCAGTTCCACCCTCATCCGCCAGAAAATCAGAGAGGGGCATACAGAAGAACTTCCGGGACTGCTGGGCAGATATTATACCACGCGCGGCACTGTCATCCATGGAGATAAGCGGGGCAGGACGATCGGCTTTCCAACCGCAAACATCGACATCGGAACCAGCTATATCTATCCGCCGACAGGGGTGTATGCCGCCAGGATGCGCGTTGATGGGAGCTGGGTAGAAGGCGTCTGCAATGTCGGCTATAAACCGACATTCAATAAGCCGGCTGCCGACCGGCCCTCAATAGAGGTCCACCTCTTCGATTTCAGCAGGGAAATTTACGGCTCTGAAGTAGAGATAGAATGGCACCGCTATTTGCGTTCAGAGAGGAAGTTCTCAGGCGTAGACGAACTGGTTGCCCAAATTTCGAGGGATAAAGACGCAGCTGTCGGCTACTTTGAAAATAATGAAGGTTTAACTTGA
- the truB gene encoding tRNA pseudouridine(55) synthase TruB, with translation MEGIIPLFKPKGMTSHDCVFKLRKILRMKRIGHTGTLDPDVTGVLPICIGRATKVAEYITDAGKAYEGEVTLGFSTSTEDASGEKIEEKPVAGRVTRAQVIDVLENLKGEITQTPPMYSAVKVNGKRLYEYARKGIEVERPTRKVSIYSIELLSEEQEFEGPNPSFRFRVECSKGTYIRTLAVMIGEALGYPAHMSGLERIRSASFAKEECLTFKDIEALQESGELAAKIRPLEEGISHLPKYTISDTVAEKVKNGALLNIPDFLEKETGPIVVQTEAGTALAIYLHHPAKPGLMKPSKVLRNEA, from the coding sequence ATGGAAGGAATCATACCGTTATTTAAACCTAAAGGGATGACATCCCATGATTGTGTATTCAAGCTGCGCAAAATCCTGAGGATGAAAAGGATCGGCCACACCGGCACACTTGATCCGGATGTGACGGGAGTCCTTCCCATCTGCATTGGCAGGGCCACAAAAGTCGCGGAATATATCACCGATGCCGGAAAGGCTTATGAGGGCGAAGTCACACTAGGCTTTTCCACTTCAACAGAAGACGCATCTGGTGAAAAAATTGAAGAAAAACCTGTTGCCGGTAGAGTTACAAGAGCACAAGTCATCGATGTCCTTGAGAATCTAAAGGGTGAGATCACACAGACGCCGCCTATGTACTCTGCTGTAAAGGTGAATGGCAAAAGGCTTTATGAATATGCCAGAAAAGGAATCGAGGTAGAGAGGCCGACACGAAAGGTCAGCATCTACTCAATCGAGCTGCTGAGCGAGGAGCAGGAATTTGAAGGGCCCAATCCTTCTTTCCGCTTCCGGGTCGAATGCAGCAAAGGGACTTACATCCGTACGCTTGCTGTAATGATCGGTGAAGCGCTGGGTTATCCTGCCCATATGTCGGGCCTTGAAAGAATCCGCTCAGCCTCTTTTGCGAAAGAAGAGTGCCTGACATTCAAAGACATTGAAGCTCTACAGGAAAGCGGTGAGCTTGCAGCAAAAATCAGGCCGCTCGAAGAGGGGATTTCTCATTTGCCGAAATACACGATTAGTGATACAGTTGCAGAGAAAGTAAAAAATGGAGCACTTCTGAATATACCGGATTTCCTGGAGAAAGAAACAGGCCCGATTGTCGTCCAGACAGAGGCAGGGACTGCCCTGGCCATCTATCTTCACCATCCGGCAAAGCCCGGCCTTATGAAGCCGTCAAAAGTGCTTAGAAACGAAGCATAG